The following coding sequences are from one Pseudomonas mendocina window:
- the pilP gene encoding type 4a pilus biogenesis lipoprotein PilP has translation MMRSPLLFIFSLFVLSGCGSDNGFSDLQSYMDEVRARPKGSIEPLPKFQPYESFTYRAASLRSPFQPPVKIDMVSRQKGSQEVKPDEGRIKQFLEGFNIETFEMVGTLGNASGLSALVSGAGGVHRVKVGDYLGRNHGRITSIDGSKVDVVEIVPDGEGGWLERPRSLSIKERS, from the coding sequence ATGATGCGATCTCCTTTGCTCTTTATTTTTAGTCTTTTTGTTCTGTCAGGGTGCGGCTCAGATAATGGATTTTCGGATCTGCAGTCTTACATGGACGAGGTGCGCGCGCGCCCCAAGGGCTCCATAGAACCTTTGCCCAAATTTCAGCCGTATGAAAGTTTTACTTACCGCGCCGCGTCGTTGCGCAGTCCATTTCAGCCACCAGTTAAGATTGATATGGTAAGCCGACAGAAAGGTTCTCAGGAGGTTAAGCCTGATGAGGGTCGAATTAAGCAATTTTTAGAAGGTTTCAATATCGAGACTTTTGAAATGGTGGGGACTCTGGGGAACGCTTCAGGCCTTTCTGCTCTTGTCAGTGGTGCGGGAGGAGTTCATCGAGTGAAGGTCGGTGACTATCTTGGGCGGAATCATGGTCGAATTACATCTATTGATGGTTCGAAAGTGGATGTAGTGGAAATTGTTCCTGATGGTGAGGGGGGGTGGCTTGAACGGCCGCGAAGCCTCTCCATTAAGGAGCGCTCTTGA
- the aroB gene encoding 3-dehydroquinate synthase, with protein MQTLHVELGERSYPIYIGSGLLARPELLARHIAGRQVAIVTNETVAPLYLEPLKQALEGFNIATVVLPDGEAFKNWETLQLIFDGLLSARHDRRTTVIALGGGVIGDMAGFAAACYQRGVDFIQVPTTLLSQVDSSVGGKTGINHPLGKNMVGAFYQPKAVLIDTASLQTLPARELSAGLAEVIKYGLICDEPFLGWLETNMVALLSLDQAALTYAIERSCVAKARVVGADERESGVRATLNLGHTFGHAIETEQGYGVWLHGEAVAAGTVMALEMSYRLGWLSAAERDRGARLLQDAGLPIVPPQDMTPEQFLEHMAVDKKVLDGQLRLVLLKRLGEAVVTADYPREILDATLRSDYVALAQSFNS; from the coding sequence ATGCAGACTCTTCACGTTGAACTCGGCGAGCGCAGTTATCCCATCTATATCGGTAGTGGGTTGCTCGCGCGCCCTGAGTTGCTGGCTCGGCACATAGCCGGTCGACAGGTGGCGATAGTGACCAATGAAACTGTCGCGCCTCTCTATCTGGAGCCTCTGAAGCAGGCGCTGGAGGGTTTTAATATCGCCACGGTGGTGTTGCCCGACGGTGAGGCCTTCAAAAACTGGGAAACGCTACAGCTGATCTTCGACGGCCTTCTATCCGCTCGTCATGATAGGCGTACCACTGTGATTGCGCTTGGCGGTGGTGTCATTGGCGACATGGCTGGTTTTGCGGCGGCCTGCTACCAGCGAGGCGTCGACTTCATTCAGGTGCCGACGACGCTGTTGTCGCAAGTCGACTCCTCTGTAGGTGGCAAGACCGGCATCAACCACCCGCTGGGCAAGAACATGGTCGGTGCGTTCTACCAGCCCAAGGCGGTGCTGATCGATACTGCGAGCCTGCAAACCTTGCCCGCTCGGGAGTTGTCCGCCGGTTTGGCCGAGGTGATCAAGTACGGCCTGATCTGCGATGAGCCATTTCTCGGCTGGCTCGAAACCAACATGGTGGCATTGCTCAGCCTTGATCAGGCGGCATTGACCTATGCAATCGAGCGTTCGTGTGTAGCCAAGGCGCGTGTGGTCGGGGCTGATGAGCGCGAGTCAGGTGTGCGTGCGACGCTCAATCTTGGTCATACCTTCGGCCATGCGATCGAGACCGAGCAGGGCTATGGTGTCTGGCTACATGGAGAGGCTGTCGCCGCTGGAACGGTGATGGCGTTGGAAATGTCCTATCGTCTTGGCTGGCTGTCGGCTGCCGAGCGTGATCGAGGTGCTCGCCTTCTGCAGGATGCCGGTTTGCCAATCGTCCCTCCGCAGGACATGACGCCCGAGCAATTTCTCGAGCACATGGCAGTAGATAAAAAAGTGCTGGACGGGCAATTGCGCCTGGTGCTGCTAAAACGCCTGGGTGAGGCCGTGGTAACTGCCGATTACCCGCGTGAAATTCTCGACGCCACGCTACGTAGTGATTACGTGGCTCTGGCTCAGTCGTTCAACTCTTGA
- the pilQ gene encoding type IV pilus secretin PilQ family protein: MNSSLSRFSVALLISLSSPFLLAASLQSLDVASLPGDRVELKLAFDEPVVAPRGYTIEQPARIAIDLPGVSNKLGTKNRELGVGNARSVTFVEAKDRTRLIVNLMSLVPYATRVEGNNLYVLIGVAEAASSVASASTPVVQPLSALRQPLGVSTGKSVSNIDFQRGEQGEGNVVITLSDSSVSPNIQEQGGKIRLDFAKTQLPESLRVRLDVKDFATPVQFVSASSIGGGASVVIEPVGLYDYLAYQTENKLTLSVKPLSQDDAERRKIERFSYAGEKLSLNFQDIDVRSVLQLIADFTDLNLVASDTVSGSITLRLQNVPWDQALDLVLKTKGLDQRKIGNVLLVAPADEIAARERQELESQKQIAELAPLRRELIQVNYAKASDMATLFQSVANIEEGGGDRGSITVDDRTNSIIAYQTQDRLDELRRIVAQLDIPVRQVMIEARIVEANVDYDKALGVRWGGTKVFGGGKWVGYGNDDNGDEGGNSGEDSNGNFPFVDLGVANRTSGIGIGFVTDNTILDLELSAMEKTGNGEIVSQPKVVTADKETAKILKGTEVPYQEASSSGATTVSFKEAALALEVTPQITPDNRIIIEVKVNKDEPDYNNAVLGVPPIKKNEVNAKVLVSDGETIVIGGVYSNTQSKTVDKVPFLGDLPYVGRVFRRDSVTDQKSELLIFLTPRILNTQAIAVNR, from the coding sequence ATGAATAGCTCCCTGTCGCGTTTCAGCGTTGCATTGTTGATTTCGCTATCTTCTCCTTTTTTATTGGCTGCAAGCCTACAGTCGCTAGATGTAGCAAGTTTGCCGGGGGATAGGGTTGAGCTCAAGCTTGCCTTTGATGAGCCAGTTGTGGCGCCGCGCGGCTATACAATTGAGCAGCCTGCACGCATCGCTATCGACTTGCCAGGCGTATCCAATAAACTTGGTACTAAGAATAGAGAGCTTGGAGTGGGTAATGCGCGAAGTGTTACCTTTGTGGAGGCTAAGGATAGAACCCGTCTAATTGTCAACTTGATGAGTCTTGTGCCATATGCGACGCGAGTCGAGGGCAACAATCTTTATGTTCTTATCGGTGTTGCAGAGGCGGCAAGTTCTGTGGCATCTGCTTCGACTCCAGTGGTGCAACCTTTGTCTGCTCTTCGTCAGCCTTTAGGAGTGTCCACTGGTAAATCGGTAAGTAATATCGATTTTCAGCGTGGCGAGCAGGGGGAGGGGAATGTAGTTATTACTCTATCCGACTCTTCTGTGAGCCCAAATATTCAAGAGCAGGGCGGGAAGATTCGTCTTGACTTCGCTAAAACTCAGCTGCCCGAGTCCCTACGTGTGAGACTGGATGTAAAAGATTTTGCCACCCCCGTGCAATTTGTCAGTGCTAGTAGCATAGGGGGCGGGGCGAGTGTGGTGATTGAGCCGGTTGGGCTCTATGATTATCTCGCCTACCAAACAGAGAATAAGTTGACTTTGAGTGTGAAGCCTCTGAGTCAGGATGATGCTGAGCGCCGAAAGATTGAGCGTTTTTCGTACGCAGGTGAGAAACTGTCGCTGAACTTTCAGGATATTGACGTTCGGTCGGTTTTGCAATTAATTGCAGATTTTACCGATTTGAATCTTGTGGCTAGCGATACAGTATCTGGGAGTATTACGCTGCGGCTGCAGAATGTGCCGTGGGATCAGGCCCTGGATCTTGTGTTGAAGACTAAGGGTTTGGATCAGAGAAAAATTGGTAATGTTTTGCTCGTTGCTCCAGCGGATGAAATAGCTGCGCGTGAGCGTCAAGAGTTAGAGTCGCAAAAGCAGATTGCAGAATTGGCTCCGTTGCGTAGAGAGTTAATTCAAGTTAACTACGCTAAAGCTTCTGATATGGCTACTCTCTTCCAGTCTGTTGCTAATATTGAGGAGGGCGGCGGGGATCGGGGGTCTATTACTGTTGATGATCGCACTAATAGTATTATTGCTTATCAAACTCAAGATCGATTGGATGAGTTGAGGCGAATTGTTGCTCAGCTGGATATACCTGTGCGTCAAGTTATGATTGAAGCTCGAATTGTCGAGGCCAACGTCGATTATGATAAGGCCTTGGGTGTGCGTTGGGGTGGGACAAAGGTATTTGGTGGTGGTAAGTGGGTCGGTTATGGGAATGATGATAACGGTGATGAGGGTGGAAATTCAGGTGAGGACTCGAATGGTAATTTCCCCTTTGTTGACCTTGGTGTGGCTAATCGAACTTCTGGCATAGGCATCGGTTTTGTTACTGATAATACCATTCTCGATCTTGAGCTTTCTGCAATGGAGAAGACCGGTAATGGTGAAATTGTCTCTCAGCCCAAGGTTGTGACTGCGGACAAAGAAACAGCCAAGATTCTCAAAGGCACTGAGGTTCCATACCAAGAGGCAAGCTCAAGTGGCGCGACCACTGTTTCCTTCAAGGAGGCTGCTTTGGCTCTTGAAGTAACCCCGCAAATTACGCCTGATAACCGAATTATTATTGAGGTAAAAGTCAATAAGGATGAGCCTGATTACAATAATGCAGTTTTAGGTGTTCCGCCAATTAAGAAGAATGAGGTTAATGCTAAGGTTCTTGTTTCGGATGGTGAGACGATTGTTATTGGTGGTGTTTATTCCAATACCCAGTCGAAGACAGTTGATAAGGTTCCGTTCTTGGGCGATTTACCGTACGTCGGGAGAGTATTTCGTCGAGATTCGGTCACCGATCAAAAATCGGAGCTGCTTATCTTTCTGACGCCGCGTATCCTAAATACTCAAGCCATTGCCGTGAATCGATGA
- a CDS encoding AAA family ATPase produces the protein MTSLHADEAFLAHYQFSHDPFAPRVPGFKFFPAQRKPVLGQLHHLARYSQLLLAVVGPHGSGKTLLRQALVASTNKQAVQSIVIAQGVSGSEALLRQVAQGLSVANADVRSVLAQVGQLALTGQEVYLLIDDADQLDDSALKSVLALAAGNSEGRPHVFLFAEHELLDRLEALSGGEESYHAIELQPYGEDETREYLAQRLDGAGQDIEVLTEEQIDDIHQRSGGWPGSINTEARELLVEQMLAQRSVGRAGGFSFALPKKHVLALGVVLIGVAAAWLMQGRDSQPSTEVPTGSSLPLQSAAPAAEQEKAAGAQEPAQTPAIEFAGSSQPLPLPLVGESQAVIRQPLAEAAGEELDNFEPPASPAPSTVTAPTAPITPAPAPAPAPAPAPAPAVKQPEPAAAKPPVSSPAPTPAPTPAPAKPVASSASGGNWYAQQPASRFALQIAGSRSEANIQALVREGGSEYRYFKKVHQGQPLYVLTYGSFASRDAAQAAVKTLPAKLQAGKPWPRTLGSIQQEMSR, from the coding sequence ATGACCAGTTTGCATGCTGACGAAGCTTTTCTGGCGCATTACCAGTTCAGTCACGACCCCTTTGCGCCGCGAGTGCCCGGTTTCAAGTTTTTCCCTGCGCAGCGTAAGCCGGTGCTGGGGCAGCTGCATCACCTTGCGCGCTATAGCCAGTTGCTGCTAGCGGTGGTTGGCCCGCATGGTAGCGGCAAGACCTTGCTGCGTCAGGCGCTGGTCGCCAGCACCAACAAGCAGGCGGTGCAGAGCATCGTTATTGCTCAGGGCGTAAGTGGTAGCGAGGCATTGCTGCGTCAGGTGGCTCAGGGGCTTTCCGTTGCGAATGCTGACGTGCGTTCGGTTCTGGCGCAGGTCGGGCAGTTGGCGTTGACCGGGCAGGAGGTGTATCTGCTGATCGATGATGCCGATCAACTGGACGACTCTGCGCTGAAGAGCGTTCTGGCTCTGGCTGCCGGTAACTCCGAGGGGCGGCCTCATGTGTTTCTTTTCGCCGAGCATGAGTTGCTCGATCGTCTCGAGGCGTTGAGTGGTGGCGAGGAGTCCTACCATGCCATCGAATTGCAGCCCTACGGTGAGGATGAGACTCGCGAGTACCTTGCGCAGCGCCTCGACGGTGCGGGCCAGGACATCGAGGTGCTGACGGAGGAGCAGATCGATGATATCCATCAGCGCTCTGGCGGTTGGCCGGGCTCCATTAATACCGAGGCGCGTGAGTTATTGGTTGAGCAGATGCTGGCACAGCGTTCCGTGGGGCGTGCGGGTGGCTTTTCGTTCGCGCTGCCGAAAAAGCATGTGCTCGCGCTGGGTGTGGTGTTGATTGGTGTTGCGGCTGCGTGGCTGATGCAGGGCCGTGATTCGCAGCCTTCGACTGAGGTGCCGACTGGCTCATCACTGCCGTTGCAGTCTGCTGCGCCTGCCGCTGAGCAGGAGAAGGCTGCCGGGGCCCAAGAGCCGGCGCAGACGCCAGCTATTGAATTTGCCGGTAGCAGCCAGCCTCTGCCGTTACCCTTGGTTGGTGAGTCGCAGGCGGTCATTCGACAGCCGCTGGCTGAGGCTGCGGGCGAGGAACTGGATAATTTCGAGCCGCCGGCCTCGCCTGCGCCCTCGACCGTTACCGCGCCAACGGCTCCAATTACTCCTGCACCTGCACCTGCACCTGCACCTGCACCTGCACCTGCACCTGCAGTCAAGCAGCCTGAGCCTGCGGCAGCCAAGCCGCCGGTTTCTAGTCCGGCCCCTACCCCGGCCCCTACCCCGGCGCCTGCCAAGCCCGTGGCGTCGAGTGCGTCTGGTGGTAACTGGTATGCGCAGCAGCCAGCCTCGCGTTTTGCTTTGCAGATCGCCGGATCGCGTTCTGAGGCCAACATTCAAGCGCTGGTGCGCGAGGGCGGTAGCGAGTATCGCTACTTCAAGAAGGTTCACCAGGGGCAGCCGTTGTATGTGCTGACCTACGGTAGCTTTGCTAGTCGCGATGCAGCTCAGGCAGCGGTGAAAACCCTGCCGGCCAAGCTGCAGGCGGGTAAGCCCTGGCCGCGTACGCTGGGCAGCATTCAGCAGGAGATGAGCCGCTAG
- the gltB gene encoding glutamate synthase large subunit, with product MKAGLYRPDEFKDNCGFGLIAHMQGEPSHHLLKTAIEALTCMTHRGGINADGKTGDGCGLLIQKPDQFLRAIAQEQFGVELPAQYAVGMVFFNQDSAKAEAARENMNREILAAGLQLVGWRKVPIDTSVLGRLALERLPQIEQVFIGGEGLSDQEFAIKLFSARRRSSVANADDSDHYICSFSHKTIIYKGLMMPADLQQFYPDLGDERLQTAIAVFHQRFSTNTLPKWPLAQPFRYLAHNGEINTITGNRNWAQARRTKFANELIPDLDELGPLVNRVGSDSSSMDNMLELMVTGGIDLFRGLRMIIPPAWQNVETMDADLRAFYEYNSMHMEPWDGPAGVVLTDGRHAVCLLDRNGLRPARWVTTKNGYITLASEIGVWDYQPEDVIAKGRVGPGQILAVDTETGQVLDTESIDSRLKSRHPYKLWLRKHAQRIKATLEDRDHGSAFYDPDQLKQYMKMFQVTFEERDQVLRPLGEQGQEAVGSMGDDTPMAVLSQRVRSPYDYFRQQFAQVTNPPIDPLREAIVMSLEICLGAERNIFSESPEHATRVILSSPVISPAKWRALMNLDRPGFDRHIIDMNYDESLGLEAAVRNMADQAEEAVRAGKVLLVLTDRHIAPGKLPAHAALVTGAVHHRLTEKGMRCDCNILVETATARDPHHYAVLLGFGASAVYPFLAYEVLGDLIRTGEVLGDLYEVFKYYRKGISKGLLKILSKMGISTVASYRGAQLFEAVGLADEVTELCFRGVASRIQGARFVDIESEQKLLSFEAWNNRKSIQQGGLLKFVYGGEYHAYNPDVVRTLQEAVQQGNYEKYKAYSTLVDTRPVSMIRDLLKVKESATPISLDEVEPLQSIFKRFDAAGISLGALSPEAHEALAEAMNRLGGRSNSGEGGEDPARYGTIKSSKIKQVATGRFGVTPEYLVNAEVLQIKVAQGAKPGEGGQLPGGKVNGLIAKLRYAVPGVTLISPPPHHDIYSIEDLAQLIYDLKQVNPKALVSVKLVAEAGVGTIAAGVAKAYADLITISGYDGGTGASPLTSIRYAGAPWELGLAETHQTLRGNDLRGKVRVQTDGGLKTGLDVIKAAILGAESFGFGTAPMVALGCKYLRICHLNNCATGVATQNDKLRKDHFIGTVEMVMNFFTYVAEETREWLAKLGVRSLEELIGRTDLLEVLPGETAKQGNLDLSPLLASAHIPADKPQFCQVPKNPPFDEGLLAEKMVEMAKDAIAGKTGGEFELNIGNCDRSIGARISGEIARVHGNQGMVDAPITFRFKGTAGQSFGVWNAGGLHLRLEGDANDYVGKGMTAGKIVITPPAGSPFATEDSAIIGNTCLYGATGGKLFATGTAGERFAVRNSGAHAVVEGTGDHCCEYMTGGFVCVLGKTGYNFGSGMTGGFAYVLDLDNGFYDRVNHELVEIQRINNEAMEAYRSHLESVLAEYVEETGSEWGQNLLENLDDYLRKFWLVKPKAASLKSLLSSTRANPQ from the coding sequence ATGAAAGCAGGTTTGTACCGTCCTGATGAGTTCAAGGATAACTGCGGCTTCGGCTTGATCGCCCATATGCAAGGTGAGCCTAGTCATCACCTGCTCAAGACCGCTATTGAGGCCCTCACCTGCATGACTCACCGCGGCGGTATCAACGCCGACGGCAAGACCGGTGATGGCTGCGGCCTGCTGATCCAGAAGCCCGATCAATTCCTGCGCGCGATCGCCCAGGAGCAATTCGGCGTCGAATTGCCTGCGCAATATGCCGTGGGCATGGTGTTCTTCAATCAGGATTCGGCGAAGGCCGAAGCCGCGCGCGAGAACATGAACCGCGAAATCCTCGCGGCCGGTCTGCAACTGGTGGGCTGGCGCAAGGTGCCGATCGACACCAGCGTGCTGGGCCGGCTGGCGCTGGAACGTCTGCCGCAGATCGAGCAGGTGTTCATCGGTGGCGAAGGTCTATCCGACCAGGAGTTCGCCATCAAGCTGTTCAGCGCCCGTCGCCGCTCGTCGGTGGCCAATGCCGACGACAGCGACCACTACATCTGCAGCTTTTCGCACAAGACCATCATCTATAAAGGCCTGATGATGCCGGCGGATCTGCAGCAGTTCTACCCGGATCTGGGTGACGAGCGCCTGCAGACCGCCATCGCGGTCTTCCACCAGCGTTTCTCGACCAACACCCTGCCGAAGTGGCCGCTGGCGCAGCCGTTCCGTTATCTCGCGCACAACGGCGAGATCAACACCATCACCGGCAACCGCAACTGGGCGCAGGCCCGTCGCACCAAGTTCGCCAACGAGTTGATTCCGGATCTCGACGAGCTGGGCCCGTTGGTCAACCGCGTCGGCTCCGACTCCTCGAGCATGGACAACATGCTCGAGCTGATGGTCACCGGAGGCATCGACCTGTTCCGTGGTCTGCGCATGATCATTCCGCCGGCCTGGCAGAACGTCGAGACCATGGACGCCGACCTGCGCGCGTTCTACGAATACAACTCCATGCACATGGAGCCCTGGGATGGCCCGGCCGGCGTGGTACTGACCGATGGTCGCCATGCCGTGTGCCTGCTCGACCGTAACGGTCTGCGCCCGGCGCGTTGGGTCACCACCAAGAACGGCTACATCACCCTGGCGTCGGAAATCGGCGTGTGGGATTACCAGCCCGAGGACGTCATCGCCAAGGGTCGTGTCGGCCCTGGGCAGATTCTCGCCGTCGACACCGAAACGGGTCAGGTGCTGGATACCGAGTCCATCGACAGCCGCCTGAAGTCGCGCCACCCCTACAAGCTGTGGCTGCGCAAGCATGCTCAGCGCATCAAGGCGACGCTGGAAGACCGCGACCACGGTTCGGCCTTCTACGACCCGGATCAGCTCAAGCAGTACATGAAGATGTTCCAGGTCACCTTCGAGGAGCGTGACCAGGTGCTGCGTCCGCTCGGTGAGCAGGGCCAGGAAGCGGTCGGCTCCATGGGGGACGATACGCCGATGGCCGTGCTCAGCCAGCGCGTGCGTTCGCCCTACGATTACTTCCGTCAGCAGTTCGCGCAGGTTACCAACCCGCCGATCGATCCGCTGCGCGAAGCGATCGTCATGTCCCTGGAGATCTGCCTGGGCGCCGAGCGCAATATCTTCAGCGAGTCGCCGGAGCACGCCACCCGCGTGATTCTCAGCAGCCCGGTAATCTCGCCGGCCAAGTGGCGCGCGCTGATGAACCTGGATCGCCCCGGCTTCGACCGTCATATCATCGACATGAACTACGATGAGTCGCTGGGTCTGGAAGCGGCTGTGCGTAACATGGCTGACCAGGCCGAGGAAGCCGTGCGTGCCGGCAAGGTGCTGCTGGTGCTGACCGACCGCCACATCGCCCCGGGCAAGCTGCCGGCGCATGCCGCGCTGGTTACCGGCGCCGTGCATCACCGCCTGACCGAGAAGGGCATGCGCTGCGACTGCAACATCCTGGTGGAAACCGCCACCGCGCGTGACCCGCACCACTACGCCGTGCTGCTGGGCTTCGGTGCCTCGGCGGTGTACCCGTTCCTGGCCTACGAAGTGCTGGGCGACCTGATCCGCACCGGCGAAGTGCTGGGCGATCTGTACGAAGTCTTCAAGTACTACCGCAAGGGCATCTCCAAAGGCCTGCTGAAGATCCTGTCGAAGATGGGCATCTCCACGGTCGCGTCCTACCGCGGTGCGCAACTGTTCGAGGCGGTCGGCCTGGCCGATGAAGTCACCGAACTGTGCTTCCGGGGTGTGGCCAGCCGCATCCAGGGCGCGCGTTTCGTCGACATCGAAAGCGAGCAGAAGCTGCTGTCCTTCGAGGCCTGGAACAACCGCAAGTCGATCCAGCAGGGCGGCCTGCTCAAGTTCGTCTACGGCGGCGAGTACCACGCCTACAACCCGGATGTGGTGCGCACGCTGCAGGAGGCCGTGCAGCAGGGCAACTACGAGAAGTACAAGGCATACTCGACGTTGGTCGACACCCGCCCGGTGTCGATGATCCGCGACCTGCTCAAGGTCAAGGAATCCGCCACGCCGATCAGCCTCGACGAAGTCGAGCCGCTGCAGTCGATCTTCAAGCGTTTTGATGCCGCCGGTATCTCCCTCGGCGCGCTGTCGCCGGAGGCGCACGAGGCGTTGGCCGAGGCGATGAACCGCCTGGGTGGTCGTTCCAACTCCGGTGAGGGCGGCGAAGACCCGGCCCGCTACGGCACCATCAAGAGCTCGAAGATCAAGCAGGTGGCTACCGGCCGTTTCGGTGTGACTCCGGAATACCTGGTCAACGCCGAAGTGCTGCAGATCAAGGTGGCCCAGGGCGCCAAGCCCGGTGAGGGCGGCCAACTGCCGGGCGGCAAGGTCAACGGTCTGATCGCCAAGCTGCGCTACGCGGTGCCGGGCGTGACCCTGATTTCGCCGCCGCCGCACCACGACATCTACTCGATCGAAGACCTGGCGCAGCTGATCTATGACCTCAAGCAGGTCAACCCGAAGGCGCTGGTGTCTGTCAAGCTGGTGGCGGAAGCCGGTGTCGGCACCATCGCAGCCGGTGTGGCCAAGGCCTACGCCGACCTGATCACCATCTCCGGTTACGACGGTGGTACCGGCGCATCGCCGCTGACCTCCATCCGCTATGCCGGCGCGCCGTGGGAGCTGGGCCTGGCCGAAACCCACCAGACCCTGCGCGGCAACGACCTGCGCGGCAAGGTTCGGGTGCAGACCGACGGTGGTCTGAAAACCGGCCTGGACGTGATCAAGGCCGCCATCCTCGGCGCCGAGAGCTTCGGCTTCGGTACCGCGCCGATGGTGGCCCTGGGCTGCAAATACCTGCGTATCTGCCACCTGAACAACTGCGCCACCGGCGTGGCCACGCAGAACGACAAGCTGCGCAAGGATCACTTCATCGGCACCGTCGAGATGGTGATGAACTTCTTCACCTACGTCGCCGAGGAAACCCGCGAGTGGTTGGCCAAGCTGGGCGTGCGCAGCCTGGAAGAGCTGATCGGGCGTACCGACCTGCTCGAAGTGCTGCCGGGCGAAACCGCCAAGCAGGGCAACCTGGATCTGTCGCCGCTGCTGGCCAGCGCGCATATCCCGGCTGACAAGCCGCAGTTCTGCCAAGTGCCGAAGAACCCGCCGTTCGACGAAGGCCTGCTGGCCGAGAAGATGGTGGAAATGGCCAAGGACGCCATCGCCGGCAAGACCGGTGGCGAGTTCGAGCTGAACATCGGCAACTGCGACCGCTCCATCGGTGCGCGCATTTCCGGTGAGATCGCCCGCGTGCATGGCAACCAGGGCATGGTTGATGCGCCGATCACCTTCCGCTTCAAGGGCACTGCCGGGCAGAGCTTCGGCGTGTGGAATGCCGGTGGTCTGCACCTGCGTCTGGAAGGTGATGCCAACGACTACGTCGGCAAAGGCATGACCGCAGGCAAGATCGTCATCACCCCGCCTGCCGGCAGCCCGTTCGCCACCGAGGACAGCGCCATCATCGGCAACACCTGCCTGTACGGCGCCACCGGCGGCAAGCTGTTCGCCACCGGCACCGCAGGTGAGCGTTTCGCCGTGCGCAACTCCGGCGCCCATGCCGTGGTGGAAGGCACTGGCGATCACTGCTGCGAGTACATGACCGGCGGTTTCGTCTGCGTACTGGGCAAGACCGGCTACAACTTCGGCTCGGGCATGACCGGCGGTTTCGCCTACGTGCTCGATCTGGACAACGGCTTCTACGACCGCGTCAACCACGAACTGGTGGAGATCCAGCGCATCAACAACGAAGCGATGGAGGCCTACCGCAGCCACCTGGAAAGCGTGCTCGCCGAGTACGTTGAAGAGACCGGCAGCGAGTGGGGCCAGAACCTGCTGGAAAACCTGGACGATTACCTGCGCAAGTTCTGGCTGGTGAAACCGAAAGCGGCCAGTCTGAAGTCGCTGCTGTCCAGCACCCGTGCCAACCCGCAATAA
- the pilO gene encoding type 4a pilus biogenesis protein PilO: MSIRDSLESLRSVDLNELDLNNVGSWPGSVKFIAGLLLLIVVLGLGYNFHLKDMQSILEQRQQEEQNLKEQFSSKAFQAANLEAYKEQMKEMEVSFGALLRQLPSDTEVPGLLEDITRTGLGSGLEFEEIKLLPEVVQQFYIELPIEIKVTGAYHDLATFVSGVASLPRIVTLHDFELAPVKSEGGSALSMHILAKTYRYNDKGVQ, from the coding sequence ATGAGCATTCGAGACTCTCTGGAAAGCTTGCGTAGTGTCGATCTGAATGAGTTGGATCTTAATAATGTGGGGTCGTGGCCAGGCTCGGTCAAGTTCATTGCAGGGCTATTGTTGCTGATAGTTGTTTTAGGGCTTGGCTACAATTTTCACCTGAAAGATATGCAAAGTATTTTGGAGCAACGCCAGCAGGAAGAGCAGAATCTTAAGGAGCAGTTTTCTAGTAAAGCTTTTCAAGCCGCGAACCTGGAAGCCTACAAAGAGCAGATGAAGGAAATGGAGGTTTCCTTTGGTGCTCTTCTTCGTCAGTTGCCAAGTGATACGGAAGTTCCAGGACTGCTGGAAGATATTACCCGCACTGGTTTGGGTAGTGGTTTGGAATTTGAGGAAATTAAACTTCTTCCTGAGGTCGTGCAGCAATTTTATATAGAGTTGCCAATTGAGATAAAGGTTACTGGTGCATACCATGATCTAGCGACTTTTGTGAGTGGGGTCGCCAGTTTGCCTCGAATTGTGACTTTGCATGACTTTGAGTTGGCTCCTGTCAAATCTGAGGGTGGGAGTGCTCTCAGCATGCATATTTTGGCCAAAACTTATAGATATAATGACAAGGGTGTTCAGTAA
- the aroK gene encoding shikimate kinase AroK, with product MRNVILIGPMGAGKSTIGRLLAKELRLPFKDSDKEIEQRTGADIPWIFDVEGEQGFREREQAVIAELSAQDGLVLATGGGVVMREANRQALHAGGRVVYLHTSVEQQIDRTSRDRNRPLLRTANPAQVLRDLMAMRDPLYREVADVVIETDERPPRMVVQEILSRLEALSPR from the coding sequence GTGCGGAATGTAATCCTCATTGGCCCGATGGGAGCTGGAAAGAGCACCATCGGGCGTTTGCTTGCAAAAGAACTGCGTTTGCCTTTCAAGGACTCCGACAAGGAGATCGAGCAGCGTACGGGTGCTGATATCCCCTGGATCTTCGATGTCGAGGGGGAGCAGGGTTTTCGTGAGCGGGAGCAGGCGGTGATCGCCGAGCTTTCTGCGCAGGACGGCCTGGTATTGGCCACCGGTGGCGGTGTGGTGATGCGTGAAGCGAATCGTCAGGCGTTGCACGCTGGCGGGCGTGTTGTGTATCTGCATACGTCCGTTGAGCAGCAGATCGATCGGACTTCGCGTGATCGTAATCGGCCCTTGCTGCGCACTGCCAATCCGGCGCAGGTGCTGCGAGATCTGATGGCGATGCGTGATCCTCTGTATCGAGAGGTCGCCGATGTCGTGATCGAAACGGACGAGCGTCCGCCGCGGATGGTCGTTCAAGAAATTCTCTCGCGCCTGGAAGCCTTGTCGCCCCGTTAA